The proteins below come from a single Cololabis saira isolate AMF1-May2022 chromosome 2, fColSai1.1, whole genome shotgun sequence genomic window:
- the znf280d gene encoding zinc finger protein 280D isoform X2 → MSELFMECVEEDLEPWQKQVPQVHLIEDDDDEPIFVGVLSSNHKDGTPNPALAQKNSAGKQEMKHASPHPTAGPSPIVLPLSVPVTTVNTAPLSLTTVTPRPVIVNNQGFIVTSPQLTNNSDLIATLGSQYPPGTSFTIVPAGQQQLFQQVSPATVLPGVVHRPQVQQIRNNVVTLSNVQSPAVYSTQSKQSNSHTIQSVYLPVKDNSWNKDQSAVKRGLMSQEVDGVAKKAKLDLASAKVTVKVENGLFKKNCPTCHEEILTEEAQKYHMMRCRANLGNPAPSSANANANKLIMLVSDFYYGRFIGDVQKKDAQKTNTTFKCQSCLKILKNNIRFMNHMKHHLELEKQNSESWESYTTCQHCYRQYMTPFQLQCHIESAHGPIESSTICKICELAFESEQVLLEHMKANHKPGEMPYVCQVCNYRSSFFSDVEAHFRTVHENTKDLLCPFCLKVVRTSHIYMQHYMKHQKKGIHRCGKCRLNFLTYKEKVEHRTHVHKTFRKPKALEGLPPGTKVTIRASFAGKMPVNPVSPDRSAVTVGMEMPSFSHSTQKSSVGGGRSRTNDFGAGRSKNKTEQNKKQERRFSKHNLALKDLSVGEGCYTCIECNGKVDDFFAHFPMLSCCGACSYRTSCKISIGNHMIKFHSNINKQRFLKMSNKTNALPSRLTLVCINCKLLVEAAGGDLMTKHLTAHPDHICQVIQEKACRRLLTPEMAERRETKNVTTQKTPRCVWE, encoded by the exons ATGTCTGAACTGTTTATGGagtgtgtggaggaggatctgGAGCCCTGGCAGAAGCAAGTTCCTCAAGTTCACTTGATAGAAGACGACGATGATGAGCCTATCTTTGTTGGAGTTCTCT CAAGCAACCACAAAGATGGTACGCCGAACCCAGCACTTGCTCAGAAGAACAGTGCAGGCAAACAAGAAATGAAGCACGCTTCTCCTCACCCTACTGCCGGCCCCTCACCGATAGTGCTCCCATTGAGTGTACCTGTAACTACAGTGAATACTGCACCACTCAGTCTGACAACAGTGACTCCACGGCCTGTTATAGTTAATAATCAG ggcTTTATTGTCACCTCTCCACAACTAACAAACAACAGTGATCTTATCGCTACTCTAGGGAGTCAGTATCCTCCTGGAACATCATTTACAATCGTACCAG CTGGTCAGCAGCAGCTTTTTCAGCAGGTCTCTCCAGCCACAGTTTTACCAGGTGTCGTCCACAGGCCCCAGGTGCAGCAAATTAGAAATAACGTTGTGACTTTGTCCAATGTCCAAAGCCCCGCTGTGTATTCAACGCAGTCCAAACAGTCCAACTCCCACACGATTCAATCTGTTTATTTGCCTGTGAAAGACAATAGCTGGAATAAAG ATCAGAGTGCAGTCAAAAGAGGACTGATGTCACAGGAAGTTGACGGTGTAGCAAAAAAAGCAAAGCTTGATTTGG CATCAGCGAAAGTAACCGTTAAAGTGGAAAATGGTTTGTTTAAGAAAAACTGCCCCACATGTCATGAAGAAATTCTTACAGAAGAGGCCCAAAAGTATCACATGATG cGATGCCGGGCAAATTTGGGAAATCCAGCTCCATCATCCGCAAATGCCAATGCAAATAAGCTGATTATGCTAGTGTCAGATTTCTACTATGGCCGTTTCATAGGAGATGTACAAAAGAAAGATGCACAGAAGACCAATAccacttttaaatgccaaagcTGTTTGAAAATTCTCAAGAACAATATCAG GTTTATGAACCACATGAAACATCACTTAGAGCTGGAAAAGCAGAACAGTGAGAGCTGGGAAAGCTACACGACATGCCAGCACTGCTACCGACAGTACATGACTCCATTCCAGCTGCAGTGCCACATTGAGAGTGCTCATGGCCCAATCGAATCCTCAA CCATTTGCAAGATATGCGAGTTGGCGTTTGAATCCGAGCAGGTGCTTCTGGAACACATGAAGGCCAACCACAAACCTGGAGAAATGCCATACGTCTGCCAG GTTTGCAATTACAGGTCCTCGTTCTTCTCAGACGTGGAGGCGCATTTCCGGACTGtccatgaaaacacaaaggacCTGCTCTGTCCTTTCTGCCTCAAAGTTGTCAGAACTAGTCACATATACATGCAACACTACATGAAACATCAG AAAAAAGGGATACATCGTTGTGGAAAATGCAGACTGAACTTCCTCACCTACAAGGAAAAAGTAGAGCACAGGACTCACGTCCACAAGACCTTCAGGAAACCTAAGGCCCTGGAGGGCCTACCTCCGGGTACAAAG GTTACCATCCGAGCCTCCTTTGCAGGAAAGATGCCTGTAAATCCAGTATCCCCGGATCGCTCAGCTGTTACTGTTGGCATGGAAATGCCAAGTTTCTCCCATAGCACCCAAAAGTCTTCAGTCGGGGGAGGACGGTCCAGAACAAATGACTTTGGAGCAGGAAGATCTAAAAACAAGACAGAACAGAACAAGAAGCAAGAACGTCGATTTTCCAAACACAACTTGGCACTGAAGGATCTCAG TGTCGGTGAAGGATGCTACACGTGCATTGAGTGCAACGGAAAAGTCGACGACTTCTTTGCACATTTCCCAATGCTTTCCTGTTGTGGAGCATGCAGCTATCGGACAAGTTGTAAAATTTCCATTGGAAATCACATGATAAA ATTTCACAGTAACATCAACAAACaaagatttttgaaaatgtcCAACAAGACAAATGCTTTGCCATCAAG ATTAACCCTTGTTTGCATCAACTGCAAACTCCTTGTCGAGGCAGCGGGTGGTGACCTGATGACTAAACATTTAACTGCGCATCCAGATCACATATGCCAAGTCATTCAGGAGAAAG CTTGCCGTCGCCTTTTGACCCCGGAAATGGCTGAAAGAAGAGAGACGAAAAATGTAACAACGCAAAAAACCCCCAGGTGTGTTTGGGAATGA
- the znf280d gene encoding zinc finger protein 280C isoform X1: protein MSELFMECVEEDLEPWQKQVPQVHLIEDDDDEPIFVGVLSSNHKDGTPNPALAQKNSAGKQEMKHASPHPTAGPSPIVLPLSVPVTTVNTAPLSLTTVTPRPVIVNNQGFIVTSPQLTNNSDLIATLGSQYPPGTSFTIVPAGQQQLFQQVSPATVLPGVVHRPQVQQIRNNVVTLSNVQSPAVYSTQSKQSNSHTIQSVYLPVKDNSWNKDQSAVKRGLMSQEVDGVAKKAKLDLASAKVTVKVENGLFKKNCPTCHEEILTEEAQKYHMMRCRANLGNPAPSSANANANKLIMLVSDFYYGRFIGDVQKKDAQKTNTTFKCQSCLKILKNNIRFMNHMKHHLELEKQNSESWESYTTCQHCYRQYMTPFQLQCHIESAHGPIESSTICKICELAFESEQVLLEHMKANHKPGEMPYVCQVCNYRSSFFSDVEAHFRTVHENTKDLLCPFCLKVVRTSHIYMQHYMKHQKKGIHRCGKCRLNFLTYKEKVEHRTHVHKTFRKPKALEGLPPGTKVTIRASFAGKMPVNPVSPDRSAVTVGMEMPSFSHSTQKSSVGGGRSRTNDFGAGRSKNKTEQNKKQERRFSKHNLALKDLSVGEGCYTCIECNGKVDDFFAHFPMLSCCGACSYRTSCKISIGNHMIKFHSNINKQRFLKMSNKTNALPSRLTLVCINCKLLVEAAGGDLMTKHLTAHPDHICQVIQEKDNKTEDKDQVEAPLQQPETVQISPVTTSPAMKPEEIHLHEDESVSTESVAVATTDQRESEPKLSASDQENDCTEKDATEGTSEDKDEEEVTQSVLSAASSCTSDTVLDLCDDTAGPSEGLQVQDQLPVLEALSDHATEEEDQNQSGPSHC, encoded by the exons ATGTCTGAACTGTTTATGGagtgtgtggaggaggatctgGAGCCCTGGCAGAAGCAAGTTCCTCAAGTTCACTTGATAGAAGACGACGATGATGAGCCTATCTTTGTTGGAGTTCTCT CAAGCAACCACAAAGATGGTACGCCGAACCCAGCACTTGCTCAGAAGAACAGTGCAGGCAAACAAGAAATGAAGCACGCTTCTCCTCACCCTACTGCCGGCCCCTCACCGATAGTGCTCCCATTGAGTGTACCTGTAACTACAGTGAATACTGCACCACTCAGTCTGACAACAGTGACTCCACGGCCTGTTATAGTTAATAATCAG ggcTTTATTGTCACCTCTCCACAACTAACAAACAACAGTGATCTTATCGCTACTCTAGGGAGTCAGTATCCTCCTGGAACATCATTTACAATCGTACCAG CTGGTCAGCAGCAGCTTTTTCAGCAGGTCTCTCCAGCCACAGTTTTACCAGGTGTCGTCCACAGGCCCCAGGTGCAGCAAATTAGAAATAACGTTGTGACTTTGTCCAATGTCCAAAGCCCCGCTGTGTATTCAACGCAGTCCAAACAGTCCAACTCCCACACGATTCAATCTGTTTATTTGCCTGTGAAAGACAATAGCTGGAATAAAG ATCAGAGTGCAGTCAAAAGAGGACTGATGTCACAGGAAGTTGACGGTGTAGCAAAAAAAGCAAAGCTTGATTTGG CATCAGCGAAAGTAACCGTTAAAGTGGAAAATGGTTTGTTTAAGAAAAACTGCCCCACATGTCATGAAGAAATTCTTACAGAAGAGGCCCAAAAGTATCACATGATG cGATGCCGGGCAAATTTGGGAAATCCAGCTCCATCATCCGCAAATGCCAATGCAAATAAGCTGATTATGCTAGTGTCAGATTTCTACTATGGCCGTTTCATAGGAGATGTACAAAAGAAAGATGCACAGAAGACCAATAccacttttaaatgccaaagcTGTTTGAAAATTCTCAAGAACAATATCAG GTTTATGAACCACATGAAACATCACTTAGAGCTGGAAAAGCAGAACAGTGAGAGCTGGGAAAGCTACACGACATGCCAGCACTGCTACCGACAGTACATGACTCCATTCCAGCTGCAGTGCCACATTGAGAGTGCTCATGGCCCAATCGAATCCTCAA CCATTTGCAAGATATGCGAGTTGGCGTTTGAATCCGAGCAGGTGCTTCTGGAACACATGAAGGCCAACCACAAACCTGGAGAAATGCCATACGTCTGCCAG GTTTGCAATTACAGGTCCTCGTTCTTCTCAGACGTGGAGGCGCATTTCCGGACTGtccatgaaaacacaaaggacCTGCTCTGTCCTTTCTGCCTCAAAGTTGTCAGAACTAGTCACATATACATGCAACACTACATGAAACATCAG AAAAAAGGGATACATCGTTGTGGAAAATGCAGACTGAACTTCCTCACCTACAAGGAAAAAGTAGAGCACAGGACTCACGTCCACAAGACCTTCAGGAAACCTAAGGCCCTGGAGGGCCTACCTCCGGGTACAAAG GTTACCATCCGAGCCTCCTTTGCAGGAAAGATGCCTGTAAATCCAGTATCCCCGGATCGCTCAGCTGTTACTGTTGGCATGGAAATGCCAAGTTTCTCCCATAGCACCCAAAAGTCTTCAGTCGGGGGAGGACGGTCCAGAACAAATGACTTTGGAGCAGGAAGATCTAAAAACAAGACAGAACAGAACAAGAAGCAAGAACGTCGATTTTCCAAACACAACTTGGCACTGAAGGATCTCAG TGTCGGTGAAGGATGCTACACGTGCATTGAGTGCAACGGAAAAGTCGACGACTTCTTTGCACATTTCCCAATGCTTTCCTGTTGTGGAGCATGCAGCTATCGGACAAGTTGTAAAATTTCCATTGGAAATCACATGATAAA ATTTCACAGTAACATCAACAAACaaagatttttgaaaatgtcCAACAAGACAAATGCTTTGCCATCAAG ATTAACCCTTGTTTGCATCAACTGCAAACTCCTTGTCGAGGCAGCGGGTGGTGACCTGATGACTAAACATTTAACTGCGCATCCAGATCACATATGCCAAGTCATTCAGGAGAAAG ATAACAAAACTGAAGACAAGGACCAAGTTGAAGC GCCCCTCcagcagccagaaacagtccAAATATCCCCCGTGACAACATCACCTGCTATGAAACCAGAGGAAATACATTTGCACGAAGATGAAAGTGTATCAACTGAAAGTGTAGCTGTTGCCACTACTGATCAGCGGGAGTCAGAACCAAAGCTGTCAGCAAGTGATCAAGAAAACGATTGCACAGAAAAGGATGCCACCGAAGGTACGAGTGAAGACAAAGACGAGGAAGAAGTAACACAGTCAGTGCTGTCGGCTGCATCCTCCTGCACATCAGACACGGTTTTAGATCTCTGTGATGACACGGCAGGCCCCTCAGAAGGCCTGCAAGTTCAAGACCAGTTGCCTGTCTTGGAAGCTTTGTCTGATCATGCGACCGAGGAAGAAGACCAAAATCAGAGTGGACCCTCACATTGCTAA